The genomic interval TTGGTCGTGCTTCTGATGGAAGGCtcattcttgattttcttggtAATCAATctattgttataataatattataactttcTGATATATTTTAACGTATtctgttgaaaaatatttgataacatGCAGCTCAGGGTCTAGGGCTTCCATTTTTGAGTCCATATCTTGAGTCTATTGGATCAGACTATAGCCATGGAGCTAACTTTGCATCTTCAGCTTCTACTGTGATTCCTCCCTTTACTTCCTTCTTTCATAGTGGACTCAGTCCATTTTCCCTTTCCATTCAACTCAGCCAAATGAGACAATTCAAAGCCAGAGTTGATGAATTTCATAAAACAGGTACACAGAAAAATGTTATACTACAGATTTACATTTACTTAATCTAATAATGGTACACTCAGCCATGAATCTTTCTTTCCATGCATGCACCACACAGGAACTATACCATCATCTGGTCTTCCTTCACCAGATATATTCAAAAAGGCCATTTACATGTTATACATTGGCCAAAATGATCTCACTTCCAAAATAGCAGCCACCGGTAGTATTAATGGAGTCATGGACACCTTTCCTCAAATTGTTTCACAAATTAATGATGCTGTCAAGGTTTGAGTATATTCTAcattttatttagtaatttttcaCAAGATTTTTGTCTTATATGTTCATTCAACCTTGTTGGCAAATTATATATGACATGTCACACTGTTTTAATAAAGCATCTCAGGGCCAGTTGTGCAAGAAATTTGGACTATTATGTGTCATATAATTCTGCATGATTTAAATTATGTGaccatttttaaaaaagttaaatgactTTTTGAAAAGCTTATATATCTTTTGACCATTATCAAAGAACCTTTTTCATATGATTAGTTCTTTAagaaaagtttttataaataattctgCTCCTTCCTGTACACAGAAAAAAAAGATGGTAAGTTCTCTTAAGCTGTACAAACTTTTCTTATTAagtttcttataaaatattttcttcttactTAGTTGAAAATCATCtcatttgtttaaatataaaggAATTTAGTGTAAAAGAGAGTCTTATATATAGCACAACTAGGACTTAATTATGTTCTTGATTGAGAAAACTTTCAGAACTGAATTTGTTTTGGAAGAGACTCCTactgtgtgtatatatatacataataaattcataaaacattttttacattaatttctctttcattttctttcatcttaTCAATACTTTACATTACACACTCTCTGTTTTCTGTAacattatttgtataaattttttgtacttataaagtttgtgtttttAGGAGCTTTATGCACAAGGGGCACGCACAATTATGGTGTTCAATCTTGGTCCTGTGGGATGTTATCCAGGATATTTGGTGCAGCTTCCTCATGCTCCTTCTGATTTTGATGAGTTTGGATGCATGGTTTCTTACCAGAATGTTGTAAATTATTACAACAAATTGTTGAAGGAGACAATGAGCCAAACCAGACAAAGTTTAGCAGATGTTTCCCTCATTCATGTAGACACTTACTCTGCTTTGTCGGAGCTCTTTCACCATCCCACACTTTATGGTACAAACAGATTCCCTTCACTTGTTTATCTCTGCAGTTCTTCTAACTGGTGATTTCAAATGGTTGAATAGCATTACCAAGTTTATATGCTGCAATTATACACCAAAACATGCTGATTTAACATATGCAACTTTTGTTTATGGTTcaagtttgttttctttgaacAGGGTTTAAGTATGGTACTAAAACATGTTGTGGATATGGAGGGGGTGACCACAACTATAACCCTAAAATTTTGTGTGGTAATATGCTAGCAAGTGCTTGTGCTGAACCCCGAGAATACGTGAGTTGGGATGGAATCCATTTCACAGAAGCAGCAAACAAGATTGTTGCAAATGCTATTCTAAATGGTTCTCTTTTTGACCCCCCTTTCCCTCTCCGTGAACATTGTGATCTAAAACCTATTGTTTGATCCAGTGCTACCAGCCAAAGGTCTTTATTATGTagcaatttaattattttgaagtaCTCAGCTGTcaaattgttaaataatgttTCGATTTATGGGGTGTTGTTACTTTTACCCTTGTGTGTGTAGCAGTTCAAACAAAAACATGGTACTTATTGGTAGCATTACtgtttggagaaaaaaaaaacatgttatcatATATATGTTGGACTTTGGTTATTATATATGGTATCTGATATGAACTACCCTGGTTCATGTTAtgcagaaaataatttttagtatcTAGAGTTGATTTATCTTCCTTGAAAAGTTGTTATGAGTGTGTTGTAGTGCTTTGATTTGAGttccaataaaaaattcataaggTTTGAGTTTTAATGATTGTCACTTTCATTGATTTAAGAAAAACTCAAGGGTGTAAGACATAAATCAAGCTACACAAACTCTGGTACTTCGTGTTCAAATGTAGACAGCAGAAGAGAATACAAACGTTTTGTTCACATATTCCTAAAACGAAATTGAAGTGAAAACAGAACATGAAATAAAAGTGCTATTAACAGCTGTAATAACTACATAAATATAGGATAGTTTCTATTGTTGTTGATTGAACAATTGTTTTGTTGATAAGGACCAAAGTTGAAAAGATAACATTTATGTACTCATCTGTTTGCATAAAAGTATCACAAGTGATATTAATGTACATTTTAATTCTCAAGGATTGGTTGTGTTCTAATCGATGTAGCTAATGGTAATTTAGTTTCTCCAATCCAAAATGTGTCAAAAAGCTCTTCCCCAGCTgaatttttctccatttttcttatttttctcttcttgacCTCCATAACCAAAGCTAACAAGATCAAACCCAAAACAACCAACCCAATGAAACCTATTGCAAACCCCAACACCCACCATGTGGCAAATCTCCTGCCATGACTGTGAGTATGAAGTTCATTTGGAAAAGGAAATGATGGAATTACAAGAGTGTAATGCCCTTGTCTGTGTACTTCACAAACATATGGCTTAGTCATGTTCTTCAATTTCACCAACCCATTATCAGTAAACTTAGCACAAAGAGGAGTGTGATTTCTCCCACGTTCATCAGCAAGAGGAAACCAAATTTTGATGGGATCACCATGAATGGTAAAGTTAATCTTCTCATCCACGAATGCTGAGTCTGAAGAACTGTAAGCCATGACACCGAAAACTGGAGCCACCATTGTGTGGTTAGGCACATTGTagtaataagaagaaaaattgccTAAGTTTTCGTACAAAATGGCTATTCTTTTCTGGCTTGGCCGAGACATAATCCGTGGTGGAAGGTTGAAGAAACTGTAGTTCATTCCTCTTGACCATAAAGAAAAACTGCGCAATCTAACGACTGAAACTTCCATACCTGTTAAGTTGGAAGGAAGGGAAACATTATAGAGAACACCTGTTTTAGGATTTTTTATCTCTTCATTTGCTTGCATGCGAAGAAAGGAATCCAGTGATTTACGATCAGAATAAGTGTTCAAACCTTCAACAAGAGATGATGAAAACAAACACACAATTACCAATGTAACTTGCCACCATCTATGAAGCCCCATGAATGTCACCCCAGAAGCCTTTTCTTGTCTCTAATGTTCAATTCTTGAATGATTCTCAAGGAAATCCATGCATGCACTAAACCCATTGAAGCTTTTATGATGCAGTAGTAACTTCACTACTCATCAATGGAAGAAGGATGAGTTTTCTCCCCACAAACTTTCTTTTACTCTAATTTTATCAAAGATAACTGAATGTAACTCACAATCAGAATCCTTCCCTAatcaagtatatatatatataatataacagaCCAGAATCTGTTTATAACacttggttttcttttcttaacaCATAAGAAAAGTTGTACAAGGTTCCTTGATGATGTGATGCAAGACACTTAATGGATTTGGTTGAGAAGTTACGTCTATAGCATGTTATGAAAATGATTAGGTTCCAAAGTGGAACAAGAACAGAAGCCTGAATTGTTCAACTCTTGTTATATGTATGTGGAGATCTATTGGAGTTTGTTGTGCCTAGAAATGAGAGGTGTATGTGGAAGAATGTGGGTGTAGAGAAATTAATGAGGCGATGAAATATGAGTGAAAATGTTGTATTGTGATGACATTGGTCAACAAATGAAAAGGGGAATGGAAACTTTCAGAGTTGGTGATGCGTAATAGGGTGTTGTTTTGCTATTAACTATttgtcattattaattattgggttGTTGAAGAAGGAGGATATTTATTGAGGCACATATTTTTGGTCCCACATCGGTTCTATTTAGAGCTTTGGTCAAAGAGATAAAAGGGAAAGAATGAGTTGGCGAACACCTGTGCCAACCACATGGGGCGGAAGCCATGCAACTCCAATGCCTATTTAAGGTTACAAATTAGTTTGAGTTTTAAATTACTAGTGTTATTCTAATTCATCTAGCTGTAATTAGTGTAGTCTggttaaaaatatgttaatcaATTACTAAGATGCCATTCTTTAAGTAAAAGAGCGTTTCtcttaacatattaaaattaatcatatcatataatctgtaaacttatattttatgtacATGAACcaatttttaaaggaaaataatgaaagtgatttaaaaggaaaacaatgaaaaatatcttcaaaaactttgatatgtatatatatgtatcttTGTATGgttaattatagttaaaaaatacaaaacacttGGATTTAAAAATACTTGCACGATGTTTGGATTTTggtaaaataagaaattttattagTCATAATAATCTTACAAGGGTGTTTGGTAAGTTTGTATAGGAAGTCTCTTTCAACttatttatcctttttttcttcaaattgtTATTCATATCAAGATGTGtagatattaaaatagttagatTCTCATTTGTGAGAGTTGACCAAATCTAACTCACCTTATTGcccaatttatttatatataattctaaaaatattaacttgATCTAATCTAAACAGGCCAatctatataaattttaaatttttatttttaaaataataaaataaaaataatattgtatatttagcataacatacataaaaattaaagttctataattaagaattaaatctTTCATATAACACATATTgcataataaattacaaaactaAAAAGTCATATTAACTTTCTCTTTAATATTCGAAGCTTTATGTTTTATTggttttaacattaattttgtcCATCAATACCAATTTTTTGAagtattcataaaataaattaaaaaaaattaatattactattgTAATTAAGCTAAGTTTTAGACGAGTTGGTCAGTAACCTTGAATATGgattttgagttgttttaatGACTCTTAATAAAAtgttctaattaatatatacaaaaatgattttttttttaaaaaaaaaggctaATATAGCGAATTTTATGTATACAAATCTCTTTTTGCGTTGCAACATTCGTTGTTTtacatgaaataaaagaaaatcatatattatttcGCATTTAATGTTGCGTGTTAGAGATTACATGCTCACTAATGTCAACTTCTATTTTATAAAGCAGAATTACATAATCTAAAGTGTGAGATTTTGTACCCTCTCAATCAAAGTTTTCTaatattatccttttttttttctttctcatttacATGTGTATTTCAGACACTACCTGTAATTAGGAAaacaatttctctttttttccccaaatatgttttcttaaaaagtaTATCATTTCATCATACCCTCATTTATTCCTGTTTctaaatacatttaaatatttttttaaaagaaactgTCAAcagataaaataacaaaatatatatcataatttaaattcttcattgtaaattgaaaatataatttattttatacaaatatgtttatgaattataaattttaattataatacaatttatatattaaattttcttatgataaatttttattttataaaaatgaattttgtccTACCCGAAATACTAGTTTgtagttaactttttttttaacaaaaatatattgtgTATGCATTGTTCGCGTTAGAGTCTTTGCCAAGTATCCGATTATATGCTTATATTCGAAGTCGTAGAGGAATTTGATTAAGGATATTCAAGGTAACATAAAAGTGTGAAGGAGTTGTCGAGAGTGATTTTCGACCCTACGCTGAAACAATATTCatccacatgttcaaaaaaatctaaaatagtatttctcataattaattataaaaatgataaataataaataattaaatgagaatatatatttttttttttttatggacaGGAGTTAgaaataacaaatgaaatttccaaattaatttgtaaatgcCCCATTTACTTTATGCTTGCTGTAAAATTTCTacatgattgatttaaagttttACTTCTAGCAAATTATGTGCTTTAAACTAGTAGTAGATCTTCAATCTATCATGGTCTACACACAGAAACAACTGGTCCCATATATGATATAATTCCTCCTTCTATACTCATATATCACTTAAATTTCTTACACAGGAAAGAAGTGGAAAGATAATGGTTCCATTCAGAGCCATATACATAAAATTTGCTACATTATTTTAACAATGAAATGGGTTCATTACAGGGGCAATAGAGGTTGAGAGGAATTCTATTCTACTTCAAGGGATACATACTTATACAGCAGATAAgagcaaacaaaaacaaatggTGCTCACAGAAGATAAACTTCACTTAGTATTTGCTAACACCATTCTATTCAGTTCCAGTAATTTTCTTCTTCAGTCCCTCAATGTCTGTAGCTAGCTCCTTCCTGCTAGACTGTATAGAAAATACACATAAATAATCACttgtaaaatttacattttacaaTACATGTCTTGTTGCAGAGGTAAAAAAGTTATCATTCAATCACTTTTGAATTCATTCAGTAGCTCATTTACCCTATGCCAAATCATCATAGCactcaaaaggaaaaaaaaaaaaaatgaaaacaaaacgtACAACTGTATCAACACCAGCACCAAAAACTCAGCAGAGAATCCAAATTCCTCAGGTAGTGGTAAAACAAAACATCTTATATTCTAAAATCTAAAAGAGTGAAGTATTAATGATGTGTGTTACTTACCTTGAACAGAAGGTATCGGTAGACAAACCATCCAGAGTATCCTAGACCTACCAACTCCAAGATCTTTGGAAGCTGAAACATAAATGGTATTATTCCAGAATGGTTCACCAAGGTTTTATATAGATGATGTACTCAGAAATGTATAACCAGAAGTGATGATACAATAAGGTAAAAGTGAATTATATTCATAAAGAGAGAAGGCTTACCAAGGGAACTGAGTTGACTGCGCTCACGAGAATGGAAGATAGCCAAACAGCAACTAAAGCCCCACCACCATAGATAAGCACTGTGGACTTGTTTTCAACAGCATCCCACTGATTATGATAAACGGAGGATATTATTTCCAGTTGGTTAAAAAATGAGTTTGTACCAAACATTGTGTAAAATAAGGGTTGGCATGGCAGGGAGGAGAAAGCGCATGCTTGTGGATTTGTTAAAAGGAAGTTCAGGACAAAACCAAATTGCTGAAATCAGCCAAGTAGTAAACTTCTTGCCTTTTCCTTCAAATCTGTGAACAACTCATTGGCATCTACCGAGGATGATTCCTCTGAAGAAGCTCTGGTCTGAAGCAGAAAAGATTTTCGGGAcactgaaaaaggaaaagaaacatCATCTTAGaattattataagataaatGAACAGAAAAGAGATGTGAAGAACTAACATGAAAATTGAATATGCAACAGAAGAATTACTAGTCCTAAAGCTAGGGAGGGGCGGACGCTAAAACTACAAGCACAGAAGGCTTAACCAAGTAACCAAGTGTTAAAAGCCTTGGACAAGTATTAATTGGTGGTGGCATGAATTGCCCCATTCACATTGCAGAAACTAAATTAACTTTCTGATTAGACTTTGATTTGGCAAAGTGTAACCACTCAATACAAGATGTTTACTACCcttatcaatttcaaaatgcACAAGTGTTTCCGTTACATAATGAACATCACCTTGGACAGGGATGATCAAAACATGGAATAAGTTCAAACTAGATACTTACATAACACTCCTACTTAATCAGGGAATAAGGATTAAAACACATAAAAGAGGAAGTGAGATAAATTATTTCAGGAGAGGACAAGATAAAAGTATTGGACAACAGCTTAATAGCGCTGACAGGCCTCAAATTAAAGATATAACAATGTAAAAATACAAACATACTATACATGACAATAATAATGCAGCATACTTCATGATTTTAGGTAAATGAATCCCTTTTTCGTGTTCCATTTCCTGATAAAACTAATCTTTGACTGCCGGAAACTAAACATTGGCATCGCCCAGAAGGAATTTGAACGTGTTTCGTCACTTCATTAAAGTCTAACTAACCCCATCAGTAAATCAAATCAATCCAATTAAAAATTTCTACCCAATTGTTTGGAGCCACCAAATTTTACACCTTTTTGTACATTAACTTTTGAAGAAAcaagatttcaaaattaagacTAACAAGGAGAATGGCATACCAAATAGAAAACGAGAGAACAAGCAAATGCATCTCAATTGTAAAAAGAAAgacagtttttttcttttttctttttctttgtcacaaattttaaaaacaacttaCTAGAAAAACGCAATATTCCTAAAGATTCAATGTTTTGAGAGGAACaaggaaaaagaggaaaagcGAACCTGAAAAGTGGTTGAGGGAAGGTGAGAACAAGGTGGTGCTGGTTACACGTGGAGGCAGAGAAGGCAAAGCAGAACAGCGGGTAACGTTGGTGGTGGTCGGAATCCTAGGTGGGAGTAGCACCGTCACTGCCGCCGCCGCtgccattattattattaattaatatgagAAATATGAACAGTGTGATGGGTATCACTCTATCTATCCCCAAACCAAGAAATTGGCACTTTGGTTGGtctcactttcttcttcctatTCAAATTcaatagatatttatttttataaaaaaaaaaataaagaaagtagaGAAGAACTTGTTGCTTACACTGACTTGTTATCCATTACCTTAATTCAATATTCCAACCTCTTGACACGTGGACTAACTTCGCTCTCTCATTGGCCACTTCCCTATCTTCTAAATCCACATCTctatcaaaatttcaactccTCCCGAAATCAACCCTACTATGCCTACACATTTATACCTactaaatacaattttttaggCTATTACTTTCTCCACCCCCACCATTATTAAGTGCGTTCgtacattaataaaatttaaaaagactaaaatatccTTCATTATTGTAACAAACCATCgttatagaagaagaaaaagagagaatgagaaaaTAAACTCGTTCTGTAAAATTAATTATGGAAAACTTATTCCagaaattattatatacataaggtattattatatgcattttaaaaagtttatttttgaaattctattttatgaaacttgtttcaaaatatatttcataaaattctAGATATTTTATTCTGAAAATCTTATTTCGAAAATTCCagaaaacttattttgaaaaatttctaaaacatgTGGTTCagaaattactttaaaatttggAATGTGTGAAGAAGTTGTGGGGTGCAGGAAGTAAAAGAACAATTTCTCCATTCAATACTCTAACAAAGCTTGGTCCTTTATGCTGTGACAACCCATTGAAAATTTCTTTTTGGGCCGGCCCATTGTGCGCCATCCCTCTCCCTGTTGCTCTTTCTTGCCCTAACTCTGCTACCCACAGTTACCTTGCTCCAAACCACCAACTTCTTAGTCCTTAGAGAACAAACCACCACCGACCCGTCACGGAATTATGTTCCGCCTCGCAAAGCCGAATCCTTTTCTCTCCGGGCACCACCTCATACAGCGCTGCTCCGTCAGCGGCACAGCGAAGGGCAAGGCGAAGATCAAAGCGGGCCAAGCCCTGAAACGCTCCCGCGTCACCACCAAGAAATCAGGACCATCCCAAACCGCAGCCCCACCAATGTCGCGCGAGCGACAAGAGCGTGAGAATCTATACGAGCGGTGCCTCCAGGCCCCCACCCCGCTCCGCTACCTCACCCCGCGGCAGCGCGAGCGAGAAGCGGAGCGCGAGAAGATGGGGCTCATCAGCAAGGAACGGCAGCGAGAAATCGACATTATGAGAAGGAAAGACAACAAATTTAAGGTTTCAGAGAAACCCACGATAATTGGGACACCTGGGTTGGACTATGTCTCTCTGGGGTTGGTGGATGTGGAGAAGTTGCCCAAGTATGAGCTAACGGTTGAAGATGGGAGGAGGTTGGCGAAGGAGTATAGTAGGGTTTTGATGAGGAAGCATAGGGCTAGACAGGCTGCGGAATCGAAtcttttgagaatgaaaaaggAGGCAATTGAGGCTTTGCCTGAAGGGTTGAGAGAAGCTGCTTTGGTTCCTGATTTGAGTCCTTTTCCTGTTAATAGGTTTATGGCTACTCTCACTCCTCCAATTGAGGGTTACATTGAGCAGGTTAGGGAAGCTGCTAATAGGATCAGTGGAACGGAGAAAATTAGGTGACTTTGTATTGGAATGgaattggttttgtttgtgaattttGTCCACTGTTTGGTGGAATGGATTGGAATAGCAAATAATGTTGGTTGTTTTTTGGACTGATTAAATAGGATGTAATGTGATgagaatgaaatatatttagtcTGATGTTTtccattgtttttgttgttgttgtttagaGGTATGCGATGAAATGATGTTATCCGGTTTAGATGGTTTGAAGTTGGATGGAACGAAACAGGCTGGCTAGCTGATTTACATTGTTTGAAattgaatgaaatgaaatgtGATGTGAGTACGACTTTGATTTGTTTTCTGTCATTTTGAGGTATTGGATGAAATTAACTAGTTTTCTAATTTATGTTTGGGTTCATTTATTTTCTAGATATTGGAATGGGATGAAATACCTACTAATGGTATCATgattttatttcaattcattaCATTACACATTAATTGTTGCATGATTCTATCTCCTTTCCCCTTGTTTTTAGATGAACAATTTTAAAGGAGGAGGTTTTGAATTGTATAAGTGACTTGACCTTAGTGTGTGATATTGTCATTGTTATGATTGAACTGGTTTCTTTTTTGTGAAATAAAACAGGgtgaaaaaaattggaaaaaaggATAGACTAGGGAACAGGAAAAGTTATGTTTGTAAACTGGTGAAAATCTTGCTGGATGTTATGCTCAAAGAAACCTGTGATTACTTCTTATCTGGTGCACATTGGAGTGGGATTGCTCTGTGTTGTTTGCTTGTTTGGAGTGCACATATTAAATGGCTAGTATTAGCTGAATTCATTGCATTGGAATTAATTGTTAAAGAAATTCAACATGTCAAATTAGTGAATTGTGCAAGTGATTCAGTTGTTGAGTGAAATGTGTCACTCAAGTTAGAAATGACTCAATTAACTGAAGATTCTGAAATTCTGCAATGAGTATTCCTTTATACTGTCGTGTCATTTTGTATTATTGAGTTTAACTAAGGAAAAACTGAGAAATACTCAACTGGGACAAGGGGAAGACATGGTTTTGACCAGTATTGACAGCAAGAGGGTAATTACAGAAAACTTGATTCAAGACTTAATAATTCCATTTTTAATGATAGAAGTGcagagaatgagaaagacttGTGTTAGAACAAACCAAATTCTGGTGAAAACTGCATCAACTACTCCATAAAAATCGTAGAGCTGATGTGGCTGCTGGTTGAGACCAGTAATTGCACTGGCCGATAATGCAATTATGGCACATCACAAGCCTAAATTACAGCTTGGTGCTAACAGTTTTTGGAGGGATGGATCAACTAAAAATTCTTATGTAGACCAGAAATAATTCTTTGGTTGTCAGTTTCTTGGACATGAATTctgtattttattagatttgaaAGAAATGGATGACAACATTATATAAGTTTGTAATTGAAGAGTATAATAGAGGGTTGTTAGCCGCAGTAAAATTTTGGTTGTGTTTTAACTATATAGGTGTGAAATTTCTTAAGATATCTGAGTAAGGTTTCTAAAATTTCTGTAGTTTTGGTTTGGATAATTTTGCATTCAACTTTTGGCTGAGGTTGCCTTTTAACATGTCTTTGTAACTACTAGTGTgcatttgaattgaattatttttagagACTATAATatgaatgatataaaaaaacattaacaatACTTGTTATGTAAGGTTTTAAACCACTTATCAGTAAGCCGACAACTTTAATTtggataataattaaatattataatcttcctaaaggaaatattattctataacaaaataaattttctgacaatac from Vigna radiata var. radiata cultivar VC1973A chromosome 9, Vradiata_ver6, whole genome shotgun sequence carries:
- the LOC106773169 gene encoding GDSL esterase/lipase At4g01130, translating into MGTLKVSYSSCTFSKFLVICMVAFSLVGSSYGDCDFKAIFNFGDSNSDTGGFHAAFPAQPDPYGMTFFKKPVGRASDGRLILDFLAQGLGLPFLSPYLESIGSDYSHGANFASSASTVIPPFTSFFHSGLSPFSLSIQLSQMRQFKARVDEFHKTGTIPSSGLPSPDIFKKAIYMLYIGQNDLTSKIAATGSINGVMDTFPQIVSQINDAVKELYAQGARTIMVFNLGPVGCYPGYLVQLPHAPSDFDEFGCMVSYQNVVNYYNKLLKETMSQTRQSLADVSLIHVDTYSALSELFHHPTLYGFKYGTKTCCGYGGGDHNYNPKILCGNMLASACAEPREYVSWDGIHFTEAANKIVANAILNGSLFDPPFPLREHCDLKPIV
- the LOC106773134 gene encoding uncharacterized protein LOC106773134, producing MGLHRWWQVTLVIVCLFSSSLVEGLNTYSDRKSLDSFLRMQANEEIKNPKTGVLYNVSLPSNLTGMEVSVVRLRSFSLWSRGMNYSFFNLPPRIMSRPSQKRIAILYENLGNFSSYYYNVPNHTMVAPVFGVMAYSSSDSAFVDEKINFTIHGDPIKIWFPLADERGRNHTPLCAKFTDNGLVKLKNMTKPYVCEVHRQGHYTLVIPSFPFPNELHTHSHGRRFATWWVLGFAIGFIGLVVLGLILLALVMEVKKRKIRKMEKNSAGEELFDTFWIGETKLPLATSIRTQPILEN
- the LOC106773192 gene encoding protein CURVATURE THYLAKOID 1A, chloroplastic, which translates into the protein MAAAAAVTVLLPPRIPTTTNVTRCSALPSLPPRVTSTTLFSPSLNHFSVSRKSFLLQTRASSEESSSVDANELFTDLKEKWDAVENKSTVLIYGGGALVAVWLSSILVSAVNSVPLLPKILELVGLGYSGWFVYRYLLFKSSRKELATDIEGLKKKITGTE
- the LOC106773186 gene encoding uncharacterized protein LOC106773186 — its product is MFRLAKPNPFLSGHHLIQRCSVSGTAKGKAKIKAGQALKRSRVTTKKSGPSQTAAPPMSRERQERENLYERCLQAPTPLRYLTPRQREREAEREKMGLISKERQREIDIMRRKDNKFKVSEKPTIIGTPGLDYVSLGLVDVEKLPKYELTVEDGRRLAKEYSRVLMRKHRARQAAESNLLRMKKEAIEALPEGLREAALVPDLSPFPVNRFMATLTPPIEGYIEQVREAANRISGTEKIR